A single Lolium perenne isolate Kyuss_39 chromosome 6, Kyuss_2.0, whole genome shotgun sequence DNA region contains:
- the LOC127306996 gene encoding uncharacterized protein, protein MRERRTRGGTSTPPGARPASLGSTSSPDAFLEEERLRNVQKEIEEEARARRRAEAGQGSSASAPPSPSRFWPGVRQAAKKVLGVGQEGAACDSQEVAPFAEMEQAMTGLMDLSHEKADPLHGGVMDDTVILASGYTADQPYQQWFISQKNVYPFTGHSLPQSLTVPNHTNSDSFHRRMVTDESMTGLINHSHKKVEPIRLSHEVAIKWPHGNSLNQSYEQWCISQKDNCLPNGVAVKWSLDDDDGIPYPLYAEFCGETISSSERREWTDVKLVRKLRGLCQQERLASRNHFKLRLTWPGTRRKSSSLFMVAMDKLNNEKQKNEYSEGREVPEYLLCPLSCELMVGPVTIATGKTFERRVLKDWFKKNGHICPVTGELVSSTILRNDRVKGYLEEWAEAKAEGTTKFRDGNK, encoded by the exons ATGCGGGAAAGAAGAACCAGAGGCGGGACGAGCACGCCTCCTGGAGCGAGGCCAGCCTCCCTGGGCTCCACGAGCTCGCCGGACGCGTTCTTGGAAGAAGAGCGCCTTCGCAATGTCCAGAAGGAAATAGAAGAGGAGGCCAGGGCCAGGCGTCGCGCGGAAGCCGGACAAGGGAGCTCCGCCTCCGCACCGCCATCACCGTCAAGATTCTGGCCAGGTGTGCGGCAGGCTGCCAAGAAGGTTCTTGGCGTTGGCCAAGAGGGCGCCGCCTGTGACAGCCAAGAAGTGGCACCGTTCGCCGAGATGGAGCAGGCAATGACCGGCCTCATGGACCTCTCCCACGAAAAG GCTGATCCACTGCATGGAGGAGTAATGGATGATACTGTTATATTGGCTTCTGGATAT ACTGCTGATCAGCCATACCAACAGTGGTTCATTTCACAGAAGAATGTCTACCCATTTACTGGTCACTCCTTGCCCCAATCACTCACTGTTCCCAACCACACCAACAGTGATTCATTTCACAGAAGAATGGTTACTGATGAGTCAATGACTGGCCTTATTAACCACTCACACAAGAAAGTGGAGCCCATAAGACTCTCTCATGAGGTAGCTATCAAATGGCCTCACGGTAAT TCTCTTAATCAATCATACGAGCAGTGGTGCATTTCACAGAAAGATAACTGTCTGCCTAATGGGGTTGCGGTCAAGTGGTCTCTTGATGATGACGAT GGAATTCCGTATCCTTTGTATGCTGAATTTTGTGGGGAGACCATCTCATCGTCAGAGAGAAGGGAGTGGACTGATGTGAAACTTGTCCGGAAATTGCGAGGATTGTGCCAGCAAGAGAGGCTGGCCTCTCGTAACCACTTTAAGCTACGGCTTACTTGGCCAGGGACCCGGCGCAAGTCCAGTTCACTGTTCATGGTGGCGATGGACaaattaaataatgagaagcaaaagaatGAGTATAGCGAGGGTCGTGAAGTTCCCGAGTACCTCCTCTGTCCCTTATCCTGTGAGCTGATGGTGGGCCCTGTCACAATAGCTACAGGAAAG ACGTTTGAGCGACGTGTTCTCAAAGATTGGTTCAAGAAGAACGGGCATATTTGTCCCGTGACCGGTGAGCTCGTCTCCAGTACTATTCTTCGAAATGATCGTGTGAAAGGATATTTGGAAGAATGGGCAGAAGCGAAAGCTGAGGGAACCACAAAGTTCAGGGACGGCAATAAGTGA
- the LOC127306995 gene encoding UDP-glycosyltransferase 82A1: MGADPELADLAAVVLVPFPAQGHVTPMLHLARALAARGVASTVAVPDFVHRRMGSCADVASGGVGLASIPSGIFDDGGEPPGFASIAHAMEHHMPAHLERMLTRGHAACVVVDVLASWAIPVASRCGVPAVGFWPAMLASFRVVAAIPELLRRRFISDSGIPILTDGFDKDQENADLRTANNLHILPEELQLGTKELLPWLVGCTASQEKRFAFWLQILQRTRNLRCLLVNSFPSEAADEDSDQLHASQGLQILHVGPLSIHGLLENSLKLPGKNPSMWQADGSCMDWLDQQRPGSVIYVSFGSWVAPIGSDEISELALGLEATGRPFLWVLKNDPSWRAGLPAGYLETVTGRGKVVAWAPQGGVLAHEAVGCYLTHCGWNSTLEAIQHGVRLLCYPVSGDQFINSAFIVKMWETGIRLRSTRRCDVKDGIGRIMEGDDGRRLQQKMYELRERVMAGEARFVAKRNLEAFVDGIKRDDLPFHQLAAKVYTPPSQIVVPA, translated from the exons ATGGGAGCGGATCCAGAGCTTGCCGACCTCGCCGCCGTCGTCCTCGTGCCGTTCCCGGCGCAGGGCCACGTCACGCCGATGCTCCACCTGGCGCGCGCCCTCGCCGCGCGCGGCGTTGCGTCAACCGTCGCCGTACCCGACTTCGTCCACCGCCGCATGGGAAGCTGTGCCGACGTCGCTAGCGGCGGCGTGGGGCTTGCGTCGATCCCCAGCGGCATCTTTGACGACGGCGGCGAGCCCCCGGGCTTCGCCAGCATCGCGCACGCGATGGAGCACCACATGCCGGCGCACCTGGAGCGGATGCTGACGCGGGGGCACGCCGCGTGCGTCGTCGTTGACGTGCTCGCGTCGTGGGCCATCCCGGTCGCCTCCCGGTGCGGCGTGCCAGCCGTGGGGTTCTGGCCGGCGATGCTGGCGAGCTTCCGCGTCGTGGCTGCCATCCCGGAGCTTCTTCGACGGCGGTTCATCTCAGATTCCG GCATTCCCATCTTGACAGATGGGTTCGACAAAGATCAAGAAAACGCAGACCTGCGGACCGCCAACAACCTGCACATATTACCCGAAGAATTGCAACTTGGCACCAAAGAGCTGCTGCCATGGCTCGTCGGCTGCACAGCATCGCAAGAAAAAAGATTTGCCTTCTGGCTCCAGATCTTACAGCGCACGAGGAACCTCCGCTGCCTCCTCGTCAACTCCTTCCCCAGCGAAGCCGCCGATGAAGACTCCGACCAGCTCCACGCGTCACAGGGCCTGCAAATCCTCCATGTTGGGCCACTGTCTATACACGGGTTACTTGAGAATTCACTGAAGTTGCCAGGAAAGAACCCTAGCATGTGGCAGGCAGATGGATCCTGCATGGACTGGCTGGACCAGCAGCGTCCAGGATCAGTAATCTACGTTTCCTTTGGGAGTTGGGTCGCGCCGATCGGGTCGGACGAGATCAGCGAGCTCGCGCTTGGCCTCGAGGCAACTGGGCGGCCATTCCTGTGGGTTCTGAAGAACGACCCGTCGTGGCGAGCCGGCCTCCCCGCTGGGTACCTGGAGACGGTGACCGGCCGTGGGAAGGTCGTCGCCTGGGCGCCGCAGGGAGGCGTCCTCGCGCACGAGGCCGTCGGGTGCTACCTCACGCACTGCGGCTGGAATTCCACGCTCGAGGCCATACAGCACGGGGTGCGTCTCCTGTGCTACCCCGTGTCCGGCGACCAGTTCATCAACTCTGCCTTCATCGTTAAGATGTGGGAGACAGGGATCAGGTTGCGGAGCACTAGACGATGCGATGTGAAAGACGGCATCGGGAGAATCATGGAAGGAGATGATGGTAGACGACTGCAGCAGAAGATGTATGAGTTGAGGGAAAGGGTTATGGCGGGTGAGGCAAGGTTTGTAGCGAAGAGGAACCTCGAGGCCTTTGTGGACGGAATTAAGAGAGATGATCTTCCGTTTCATCAACTTGCCGCCAAGGTTTATACTCCTCCCTCCCAAATTGTAGTGCCGGCTTGA